The sequence below is a genomic window from Solirubrobacterales bacterium.
CGTCAGGTATCGCCATCCGCACGCAGCCGTGGGATGCTGCCGACCCGAGCGAGTAGGTCTCGGAGGTGCCGTGGATCCCGGCCCCGTCGTAGATCCCCATCCAGCGTGCCTTGAGCGGGTTCTCCGGCGTACCCCCGGGAACGACCTGTCCCGCCTGGTCGCCAGCCCAGGCCGAGTTGGGGACGGTCCAGACCGGATCGACCGCCTTGTTCTGGATCGAGTAGAGACCGGCCGGGGTGTCGAGCCCTACCTGGCCGACCGCGACCGTGTAAGTCTTGGCCAGTTTCAGGTTCTTCCAGAGGCGGAGCTGGAAGGTGGAGCGGTTCAGGGTCAGGTAGGTCGGGTACTCGGAGGCGACATCCTTCCTGGTCACCTTCGGCTTCAGCACCCGCACGTTGGCGGTCAGGGTCCGGCTGCCGCGGCCGGATTCAAGGATCGAGGTGATGCGCCTGGTCAGCATGTTCTCGCGCAGCCGGTGCCCCTCCCTGCCGTCCACGACACCCAGCGAGTCACCGGTGGCAGAAACCGTCGCGTCAACCGGGTCGACCCGGACGCCGTCTGCCACTTCTCCGACAAAGCGGTTGACGGCCCGCTTCGAGTACGCCACCTTGGCCGGAATCGCAGCCTGGAGTTCACCCCCGGTCAGCTCCCGGACCACCCGGGTTGGAAGACTGCCGGAACGGCTCTCTTCGAAGGCACGGTCGACGGCCCCGTTGATGTCCGCGCGGATCTTGAGTTTGCGGGCCTGAAGCTTGAACTTCTCCTTCTTGAAGCGCACCGTGAGCGGCTTGCGCTGCGGGGCCAGGAGCCGGTTGCGGACCGTTTCCGAAGCCTGTTCACGGGTCATCCCGCCGACGTCGATTCCGCCGATCGTCACGCCCCGGGCGATCTCCGCCTTCTGGGATCCGTCATAGGCGTAGGCGCCGGCGGCCAAGGCAACCAGTCCCACCACCGCCACGACAATCGCAATCTGTGTCTTTCTGCCCATGCTCCGGTCCTGAAGAGATGTACGGGACGGTCCGCCCCGCGCTGTTCACATTGTAGATACGCCGCCAGATCGGTTCATTCCTTTTCCGGCAAGGAAAACCCCGTTGCACCGGCGGGATTCCTTCCCCAACCCGGTTCGGCTCCACCCGTTGCGGTCCAACGGCCGCGCGGAAAGGCCGGGCAGCCGCCTGCGGTCAGCCCGAGGCCGGCGGCGAGGGGTCGAACATGGCGGCATCCTCCCGGCCCACTGCCTCCTCGTCCCGGATCACATTCGGACTTCGCTTCAGAAACTCCTCTACCGCCGGTTCGTAACGGTAACGGGGAGATCCCGGGTTCCCGAGGGGTTCGAGGCGGAGCCGCTCCCCGAGGTGGAGCACGCTCTCCCGGGAGGTAAAACGAAAATGGAATCCGGTCCTCTTGAAGGCCCGGTTGTCCATGCCGCGGCCGAACCGAAGCTGGCCCAGCATCTCCTCCGGCAGTTCCCAGCCCAGTCTTCGCGCTGCCGCCACCGCCAGTCCGGTTCCCCAGGGCGGAATCACCGGCAGCGGGCGGTGACCGAGCAGCGAGATGGTCTCACTCAGGGTCAGAACACCGTCGGCAGCCACGTTGAACGCGCCGTCGAGGCGGTTGGTGGTCGCGTGTTCGAGCGCGTTGACCACATCGATCTCGTCCACGAACTGGTAGCGCGGATCAAAGCCGGCGATCATCGGAACCAGCGGCAGGGCAAAGAGCCGGATGTGGGAGGTGTCCACCTCGGCCCCGAGTACGTTGGCGAAACGGAGCACGGTGGTGGTCGCCTCCGGGCGAAGCGAACTGAACCGGGCCACCGCCGCCTCGGCCTCGACCACGTCCCGTTCGATCCTGGTACGCGGTTCGTGACGTCTCGTCATCGACTCGGTGAAGTAGGCGGGATCGTCCTGCGCACAGCCGTAGTAGTGCCCGGAACTCTTGAAAACCAGCTTCCTGACCGGTGATCCGCCCTCGGAGCAGGCGGCGAGGATGTTGAGGGTGCCGATCACGTTGGTCTCATGGGTCGAGTCCGGACGTTCCCCGCCGGGTCCGCGCACCGAGTCCGCGAGCAGGCGGGCGTCGACAACCGTGTCGATCCTCGCCGCACGCACGATCCGGCCGATCGCGTTGTGTTCAGCCCCGACCCGCACAAACTCGGTGCGGGAAAGTTCGCGACTGGGATCATCCGAGTCGACTCCGATCACCGCCTCGATCTCCCGGTTTGCCTCCAGGGCGGCGGCCAGTCGCCCTCCCCAGTAGGTGGACAACCCGGTAACCAGTACCCGGCGGGTCTGCTCGTCCTCTTCCTCAACCATCACGGCCCATTCTCGCACGGCCGTGAGCAAGGGATCAATCGAGCGCCTCGATGTAGAGTCGCTGACGATGAGTAAACCGGAACCACTGATCGGAGTCACCTACGAGCAGGCGCCCCCGCCCCGGCATGATGACTACGGGCGCTCGGACGGTCGGTGGCTGGAAATCGAGTGGCGTCGGCATCTGCGCCAGGTGACGATCGACTCGGCGCTGGGCCAGACCCCGGTCAGCTACGTCGAGATCGGCGAAGGTCCACCCGTCCTTTTCGTTCACGGACTCGGCGGCTCCTGGCGCAACTGGCTGGAGAACATTCCGCACTTCGCCGATCGTCACCGGGTGGTCGCGATCGACCTGCCCGGTTTCGGGCTCTCCCCCGCGCCCCCGGAGCCGGTCAGCATGGCCTCCTACGGGAGCTTTCTGCTGAGGTTCGCCAACGCGGTCGGGCTGTCCTCCGAGACCGCCCTGATCGGCCACTCGATGGGTGGTTTCATCTCGACCGAAGCGGTGCTCGAAGACCCGGGCCGTTTTCGCTGTCTGGTTCTGGCCTCCGCGGCCGGGGTGAGTTTCGCCACGATGCGGGACTCCCGAAAGGCGGCCCTCGGTCTGCTGATTCGCCTGATACTCCCGATCGCCAACCAGCGGGTCGAACGCAACCTGGGCCGCCAGCGACTACGTACCGCATCCTTTGCCGGGGTGATCGCCCATCCGAACCTGATCCGGCGGGAGATCCTGTGGGAGCTCGGCAGCTACGCGGTGAACTCGCCTTCGCTGATCGAGGCGGCCTACGCCTTGGCCGGCTACGACACCCGGGAGCAGCTGCCGAAGATCGACCTGCCGACCCTGATTGTGTGGGGAGAACAGGACCGGCTGGTGCCGGTAAACGCAGCCTGGGAGTACAACCGGCGCATCGCCGGATCCGAACTTTCGATCATCCACGACTGCGGCCACATGGTTGAGCTGGAACGCCCCGCCCGCTTCAACAGCGAGGTCGAGCAGTTCATACACACCGTGGTTGCAGGCTGAAGGCGCCTGCCGACGCTGACTGGCCCCCGATTCCTCGCCCTCCGGTGGGGCCCTCAGATATCCCCGGGGATACCCGTTGGCCCCACCCGCAGAAGGAGGGCTAGCCCAGCTTTCCGAGCTGCCGCTGAACCCTCGTCAGCTGCGTCCCGGTCTTCTTCACCATCTTCTTCAGCTGTCCGGCCTTGCGGCAGTTCACCCGCTTCGCCTTTGACCCCCGCTTCGCCTTGCGGCACTGCTTTTTGGCCTTGGCAGCCTTCCTCTTCAGCTGCTTCAGGGACTTCTTCAGCTGCTTCTGCTGCTTGAGCAGCTTGCTGCGCGTGGCGTCCTTCTTGAGCCAGGCAGCCGACTGGGTGCCGGCCAGGGCGACCAGATTGTCGAGCGCGAGGTTGACATCGGCAACGTGAAGGTTTCCGTGCGGATCACTGCCGTTGGATGACGCCGCCTGACTCAGGAGCATGTCCAGTTCCGGGTTGGACTGGCCCGGCACCGGCTCGCCCTGGAGCCAGCTGGCTCCGTTCTCGTTTTTGCAGCTTGCCGTGTAGAAGCCGTCGTACCGTTTCCACGGCGCCGCCGGCTGGGGTGCGCCGGGGCTCAGGAAGGCCGGGATGTCGGCCATGACCCGGGCTCGGCCGTCGTCACCGTTGAAACCGGCCGGGTTGACGCAGAGGATCTCGTCGGTGGCCGGATTCGGGGCCGGATGCGGGTTGATCCAGTAGCCGATCCCGGCCCGCCCGAAGTCCGAGTCCGCAGCCGGCTCCTCAAGGTAGGTCGAGTAGGCGACGACACAGCCGGTCTCGCTGCCCGAGGTGCAGGCCGGAATGTGTTTGAACTGGCCGCCGACCAGCTTCCCCTTTGGCACGTACACGTTGCCGCCGATCAGGTAGGCACCGATTACCTTGCGGCGCACAGCGGGGTTGCTGTCAACCTGATTCTGCAACAGCCAACCGAGGTGCATGCTGCCCTGGGAGTGGCCGAGAATGATCACGCCGCGGCCCCGGTTGTACTTCTTCAGATAGGTGTCCCAGGCCGCCTTGACGTCGTTGAAGGCGAGATCACGAACCTCGGGGGTGATCTCCTCGGGGTGACTCAGGGCCCACTGGGTGTACTGCCGGTAGACCGGGGCAAACACCCGGCACTGCCGGGAAAACTGGGTCGCCTGGTTGATCGTGGGCCGCAGGAGTTCCGGGTCCTTCGCGAAGTTCGCGTTCGGTGTCTGCTGCTCGCTCTGGGTCGGGTAGACGTAGAAGCAGTCCACCTTGGGATTCGTGGCTGCCCGGTAACCGAGCGTCTGCCCGGGCGGCGGGATCTCCGGTGAGATCAGCTTGCCTTCGACCGGACCGGCGCAGGGATTAGGGGTGTCACCCGGACGACAGAGCCAGTGGGCACTGTCGTCCTGCCAGCCTTCGTCCG
It includes:
- a CDS encoding L,D-transpeptidase/peptidoglycan binding protein; translated protein: MGRKTQIAIVVAVVGLVALAAGAYAYDGSQKAEIARGVTIGGIDVGGMTREQASETVRNRLLAPQRKPLTVRFKKEKFKLQARKLKIRADINGAVDRAFEESRSGSLPTRVVRELTGGELQAAIPAKVAYSKRAVNRFVGEVADGVRVDPVDATVSATGDSLGVVDGREGHRLRENMLTRRITSILESGRGSRTLTANVRVLKPKVTRKDVASEYPTYLTLNRSTFQLRLWKNLKLAKTYTVAVGQVGLDTPAGLYSIQNKAVDPVWTVPNSAWAGDQAGQVVPGGTPENPLKARWMGIYDGAGIHGTSETYSLGSAASHGCVRMAIPDVIDLYDQVDVGTPIYIG
- a CDS encoding NAD-dependent epimerase/dehydratase family protein: MVEEEDEQTRRVLVTGLSTYWGGRLAAALEANREIEAVIGVDSDDPSRELSRTEFVRVGAEHNAIGRIVRAARIDTVVDARLLADSVRGPGGERPDSTHETNVIGTLNILAACSEGGSPVRKLVFKSSGHYYGCAQDDPAYFTESMTRRHEPRTRIERDVVEAEAAVARFSSLRPEATTTVLRFANVLGAEVDTSHIRLFALPLVPMIAGFDPRYQFVDEIDVVNALEHATTNRLDGAFNVAADGVLTLSETISLLGHRPLPVIPPWGTGLAVAAARRLGWELPEEMLGQLRFGRGMDNRAFKRTGFHFRFTSRESVLHLGERLRLEPLGNPGSPRYRYEPAVEEFLKRSPNVIRDEEAVGREDAAMFDPSPPASG
- a CDS encoding DUF3089 domain-containing protein, yielding MPRVSVRFQWPALAGLFLMAVLLAAASAPVASADEGWQDDSAHWLCRPGDTPNPCAGPVEGKLISPEIPPPGQTLGYRAATNPKVDCFYVYPTQSEQQTPNANFAKDPELLRPTINQATQFSRQCRVFAPVYRQYTQWALSHPEEITPEVRDLAFNDVKAAWDTYLKKYNRGRGVIILGHSQGSMHLGWLLQNQVDSNPAVRRKVIGAYLIGGNVYVPKGKLVGGQFKHIPACTSGSETGCVVAYSTYLEEPAADSDFGRAGIGYWINPHPAPNPATDEILCVNPAGFNGDDGRARVMADIPAFLSPGAPQPAAPWKRYDGFYTASCKNENGASWLQGEPVPGQSNPELDMLLSQAASSNGSDPHGNLHVADVNLALDNLVALAGTQSAAWLKKDATRSKLLKQQKQLKKSLKQLKRKAAKAKKQCRKAKRGSKAKRVNCRKAGQLKKMVKKTGTQLTRVQRQLGKLG
- a CDS encoding alpha/beta hydrolase, with amino-acid sequence MSKGSIERLDVESLTMSKPEPLIGVTYEQAPPPRHDDYGRSDGRWLEIEWRRHLRQVTIDSALGQTPVSYVEIGEGPPVLFVHGLGGSWRNWLENIPHFADRHRVVAIDLPGFGLSPAPPEPVSMASYGSFLLRFANAVGLSSETALIGHSMGGFISTEAVLEDPGRFRCLVLASAAGVSFATMRDSRKAALGLLIRLILPIANQRVERNLGRQRLRTASFAGVIAHPNLIRREILWELGSYAVNSPSLIEAAYALAGYDTREQLPKIDLPTLIVWGEQDRLVPVNAAWEYNRRIAGSELSIIHDCGHMVELERPARFNSEVEQFIHTVVAG